A window from Zingiber officinale cultivar Zhangliang chromosome 7A, Zo_v1.1, whole genome shotgun sequence encodes these proteins:
- the LOC122001848 gene encoding protein SPIRAL1-like 3, protein MGRGISSGGGQSSLGYLFGGDEAPKSASDADAPVQKPAPPPPINKEIPAGIQSSQAKNFYSADGQNCTNFITDRPSTKVHAAPGGGSSLGYLFGDGGK, encoded by the exons ATGGGACGTGGCATAAGCAGTGGAGGGGGTCAGAGCTCCTTGGGGTACTTATTTGGTGGAGATGAGGCTCCAAAATCTGCATCTGACGCTGATGCACCAGTTCAAAAGCCAGCTCCTCCACCTCCTATCAACAAAGAGATTCCAGCAGGCATTCAAAGCAGTCAAGCTAAGAACTTCTATAGTGCAGATGGACAGAACTGTACCAATTTTATAACT GATCGACCTTCGACTAAGGTGCATGCTGCTCCTGGTGGTGGTTCTTCGCTTGGTTACCTATTCGGCGATGGTGGTAAATGA